The Neobacillus sp. PS3-34 genome has a window encoding:
- a CDS encoding helicase-related protein has protein sequence MIADKDRGYSWYKAITKANAGEVHVIGSRNVKTMLLELLKDSDVEIYEYHRDIPLEVEKREFKINTVKKGDALICFSRKRVLETASRLQNNGRAASMIYGSMPPETRKKQIQRFIEGETTVIVATDAIGMGLNLPIRRIVFLENEKFDGTRRRLLTSQEVKQIAGRAGRKGLYNTGRVAFTADINRMKQLLLQEDEALQTFAITPTSEMLDRFQKYSRDLGTFFDLWMKFESPKGTKKAPLTEERELYEMIRDTEMEARLSLKDLYSFLQLPFSSREPSLTRQWEETIMAIITGDEMPEPKLKLRNLEELELTYKAIGLHLLFLYRLNRPTEAVYWERVREEISDKVHERLKTDVKNMSRKCKRCGKKLAWDHRFPICEACFETQSRRNYSRY, from the coding sequence ATGATAGCGGACAAGGACCGTGGATATTCATGGTATAAAGCCATCACAAAAGCTAATGCAGGCGAAGTCCATGTAATTGGAAGCCGAAATGTAAAAACCATGCTTCTGGAACTTTTAAAGGATTCTGATGTGGAAATATATGAATACCACCGTGATATACCGCTCGAGGTTGAAAAAAGGGAATTTAAGATTAATACGGTTAAAAAAGGTGATGCCTTGATTTGTTTCTCCAGAAAACGTGTTCTGGAAACAGCTTCAAGATTGCAAAACAATGGCCGCGCAGCAAGTATGATATATGGAAGTATGCCTCCTGAAACAAGAAAGAAACAAATCCAGCGATTTATAGAGGGTGAAACAACAGTCATTGTCGCAACGGATGCAATAGGAATGGGATTAAATCTGCCTATTCGCCGTATTGTATTTTTAGAAAATGAAAAATTTGACGGGACGAGAAGAAGGCTGCTTACCTCTCAGGAAGTAAAGCAAATTGCGGGAAGAGCTGGGCGGAAAGGACTTTATAATACGGGCAGGGTTGCTTTTACAGCCGATATCAATAGAATGAAGCAGCTGCTGCTGCAGGAAGATGAAGCACTTCAAACCTTCGCTATCACACCTACTAGTGAAATGCTAGACCGCTTTCAAAAATACAGCCGTGATTTAGGCACTTTTTTTGATCTTTGGATGAAGTTTGAAAGTCCTAAGGGAACAAAAAAGGCTCCTCTTACTGAAGAACGCGAGCTTTATGAGATGATCAGGGATACTGAAATGGAAGCAAGACTATCCTTAAAGGATTTATATTCCTTTTTGCAGCTTCCTTTTTCCTCAAGAGAGCCATCTCTTACGCGGCAATGGGAGGAAACAATTATGGCAATTATTACAGGAGATGAAATGCCTGAGCCGAAGCTGAAATTGCGCAATCTTGAGGAGCTGGAGCTAACCTATAAAGCAATCGGCCTCCATCTTTTGTTTTTATACCGTCTAAACCGTCCGACAGAAGCTGTTTATTGGGAGAGGGTACGAGAAGAAATAAGCGACAAGGTTCATGAACGCCTTAAGACAGATGTAAAAAATATGAGCAGGAAATGCAAGCGGTGCGGCAAGAAGCTTGCATGGGATCACCGTTTTCCGATTTGCGAAGCCTGTTTTGAAACCCAAAGCAGGAGGAACTATAGCCGCTATTAA
- a CDS encoding AarF/UbiB family protein, producing the protein MKLGQLFSIRSDLLPVEIIRQLEKLQDEVTPVPAAEILEKIKVELGNPVEELFHSFNEECIGAASIGQVHEATLHTGEKVVVKVQRPGIRKTVYTDLQILQDLSRLVEERYSWAGIIILLK; encoded by the coding sequence GTGAAGTTGGGACAGCTTTTTAGCATTAGGAGCGACCTGCTGCCGGTAGAGATCATTCGCCAATTGGAGAAGCTGCAGGATGAGGTGACACCCGTACCTGCTGCAGAAATTCTAGAAAAGATAAAAGTAGAATTAGGAAATCCAGTTGAAGAATTATTTCATTCATTTAATGAGGAATGCATTGGTGCTGCTTCGATCGGCCAGGTACACGAGGCCACTCTTCATACCGGGGAAAAAGTAGTGGTGAAAGTGCAGAGACCAGGAATTCGAAAAACGGTTTACACTGATCTGCAAATTTTACAGGATCTTTCCAGATTGGTTGAAGAAAGGTATAGCTGGGCCGGGATTATCATATTACTGAAATGA
- a CDS encoding AarF/UbiB family protein produces MMEELAESIKNELDYIEEGRNMETVQLQFQGNESFKIPDVFWDYTTSHILTMERIEGCKLTSLNELHLQAGEKRKIADLLVEAFITQILREGFFHGDPHPGNLLYLTDTKQLGLIDFGQMGRLSSEMRYDVTSLMIGLMNEDTDQVVKAMYRLTDVPASVDEKKFYSDIERISKKYSHVPLGEMNFGITISELFATAQDHRIRIPKDFLMLGKTLITVEGIISEIDPTLNLLTLAKPYGEQLVRERYDPLKMGKRFVENAEDLTGTLLNLPGKIEDVLEKTSEGNLKVEISLSEISDIFNKIDRISNQVSFSLTLLAFSIVVLGLIVGATFGTDTFLTSIHALEIGFVISFLMFLWIIYSILKSGRF; encoded by the coding sequence ATGATGGAAGAACTTGCAGAATCAATAAAAAATGAGCTGGATTACATCGAAGAAGGTAGAAACATGGAGACGGTCCAGCTTCAATTTCAAGGTAATGAATCGTTTAAGATTCCTGATGTTTTTTGGGATTACACTACTTCCCATATTTTAACAATGGAGCGGATAGAGGGATGTAAATTAACCAGTCTTAATGAATTACATTTGCAAGCAGGTGAAAAAAGAAAAATTGCAGATTTATTAGTTGAAGCGTTTATCACGCAAATACTAAGAGAAGGATTTTTCCATGGAGACCCGCATCCTGGCAATTTGCTCTATTTAACGGATACAAAACAGCTGGGATTAATTGATTTTGGTCAAATGGGCCGGTTATCCTCAGAGATGAGATATGATGTGACATCTTTAATGATCGGCCTAATGAATGAAGATACCGATCAAGTCGTAAAAGCAATGTATCGGCTTACTGATGTTCCAGCTTCTGTGGATGAAAAGAAGTTTTATAGTGATATAGAGAGAATTAGCAAAAAATACAGTCACGTTCCGTTAGGTGAAATGAACTTCGGTATTACAATTAGTGAGTTATTTGCAACGGCGCAGGACCATCGAATCCGTATACCAAAGGATTTTTTGATGCTCGGAAAGACGTTGATAACAGTGGAAGGCATCATATCTGAAATAGATCCGACTCTTAACCTGCTAACCCTTGCAAAGCCCTACGGTGAACAATTGGTAAGAGAGAGGTACGACCCATTAAAAATGGGCAAGCGATTTGTAGAGAATGCGGAGGACCTAACAGGAACTTTACTTAATTTGCCAGGAAAAATTGAGGACGTGTTAGAGAAAACCTCAGAAGGAAATTTGAAGGTTGAAATCAGTCTGTCAGAAATTAGTGACATATTTAATAAAATAGATCGAATCAGCAACCAGGTTTCCTTCAGTTTAACCCTTCTGGCTTTTAGTATAGTAGTATTAGGACTTATTGTGGGAGCCACCTTTGGTACGGATACCTTTTTGACAAGTATACATGCCTTGGAAATAGGCTTTGTTATTTCATTTCTTATGTTCCTATGGATTATTTATTCAATTTTAAAATCAGGAAGATTTTAA
- a CDS encoding DUF4240 domain-containing protein, protein METLLIFQDEESNKFWKIAVTGNTYTITFGKKGTTGAVKTKKFVSRHICENEACKMIEAKMKQGYKPVEYSAHIIKESSMDEKLFWKLIETAKNKGEDSESQLEWLIRHLARKPIKEIIKFDSIFNENYQKSYSSDIWAAAYIILGGCSDDCFDYFRAWLLYLGKEKYEEAVSNPESIIPYLNSLHGEMPQLEELTCAAMTAYEEKTGMDDGSYYDLYEQLAGNYGDVPELILDWDEDDEDALQQKFPLLWELYGENPLEY, encoded by the coding sequence ATGGAGACTTTACTTATTTTTCAAGATGAAGAATCAAATAAATTTTGGAAAATAGCAGTTACAGGAAATACATATACCATTACATTTGGTAAAAAAGGGACAACCGGTGCGGTGAAAACAAAAAAATTTGTGTCACGTCATATTTGCGAGAATGAAGCATGCAAAATGATTGAGGCTAAAATGAAACAAGGCTATAAGCCAGTAGAATATTCCGCACATATAATAAAAGAAAGTTCAATGGATGAAAAATTGTTTTGGAAGCTGATAGAAACTGCGAAGAACAAGGGAGAAGATTCAGAGAGTCAGCTCGAATGGCTAATTAGGCATTTAGCAAGAAAACCAATTAAAGAAATCATTAAATTTGATTCTATATTTAATGAGAATTATCAAAAGTCGTATTCTTCGGATATTTGGGCAGCTGCCTATATCATATTGGGTGGCTGTTCAGACGACTGTTTTGATTACTTTCGGGCTTGGCTGCTATATTTAGGGAAAGAAAAGTATGAAGAAGCCGTGTCTAATCCAGAGTCGATTATTCCATATTTAAATAGCCTGCATGGTGAAATGCCCCAGTTAGAGGAATTGACCTGTGCTGCCATGACGGCATATGAAGAAAAAACGGGCATGGACGACGGAAGTTATTACGATTTATATGAACAGCTGGCAGGTAATTATGGGGATGTTCCAGAGCTGATATTGGATTGGGATGAAGACGACGAAGATGCGTTGCAGCAAAAATTCCCCCTCCTCTGGGAGCTTTATGGAGAGAATCCCCTAGAATATTAA
- a CDS encoding DUF4173 domain-containing protein: protein METKIEKRDWLFLLVCLLLGVLGEEAFFRDRIGISYLVFIIGFYAIFFWRFRGFNFSHQRLGYFILCCIWILAANFFLYDNMVFYSLNLLALPVLVIFHIVLITSPKNINWSKPVFIFYLFSKLLDSIKFNFSFAKGSGKFFKEGADEKKYQVWKKVIVGVAISIPVLFIVLNLLMSADSQFERIIGNFPQWFDVMSSENIFRCIVVLIYTFAFFGLMQVLIQRKIQVIDPQNNNQFIKFDDIIALTVLVLINSVYLLFVLVQFKYFFSGTLQGDYTYAQYARRGFFELLFVTMINLSITVFVISFVKSTGKNVKRIMKIILSILILSSVIILSSAFMRMLMYEEAYGFTFTRVLVHSFMIFLLIIIAYTLVRIWLERISLFHFYFIAGLLYYTCINIINIDQIVVNENIGRYEQTGKIDIHYLNSLSYTGVLSLIDLYEKDLKINGLSETLKERQASGNSEKTPWQSYNLTRDHALKELRDLRIQ from the coding sequence ATGGAAACGAAAATAGAAAAACGGGATTGGTTATTCTTATTAGTGTGTCTATTGTTAGGTGTTTTGGGTGAAGAAGCATTTTTTCGTGATCGAATAGGAATATCCTATTTAGTTTTTATTATTGGTTTTTACGCTATTTTCTTTTGGAGATTTAGAGGCTTTAACTTTTCGCACCAGCGGCTTGGCTATTTTATTCTTTGCTGTATATGGATTTTGGCAGCAAATTTTTTCCTCTACGATAACATGGTGTTCTATTCATTAAACCTACTTGCTTTGCCCGTGTTGGTGATTTTTCATATCGTATTGATAACAAGTCCAAAAAACATAAACTGGAGTAAACCAGTCTTTATATTCTATCTGTTTTCAAAATTGCTCGATTCCATTAAATTTAATTTCTCATTTGCAAAGGGAAGTGGGAAATTTTTTAAAGAGGGAGCGGATGAAAAAAAATATCAAGTGTGGAAGAAGGTTATTGTAGGAGTAGCAATTTCCATTCCTGTTCTTTTTATCGTTTTAAACTTGCTGATGTCCGCCGATAGTCAGTTTGAACGGATAATTGGAAATTTCCCGCAATGGTTTGACGTTATGAGTTCAGAGAATATCTTCAGATGTATTGTCGTTTTAATTTACACTTTTGCATTCTTTGGACTTATGCAGGTATTAATTCAACGGAAAATCCAGGTCATTGATCCGCAAAACAATAATCAGTTTATAAAATTTGACGATATTATCGCTTTAACTGTATTGGTGTTAATTAATTCTGTTTACTTGCTGTTCGTGCTAGTGCAATTCAAATACTTTTTTAGCGGAACGCTGCAGGGGGATTACACATACGCTCAATATGCAAGGCGAGGATTTTTTGAATTGTTGTTCGTTACCATGATTAATTTGTCGATTACCGTTTTTGTGATTTCTTTTGTAAAATCAACAGGAAAAAATGTGAAAAGAATTATGAAAATCATTCTGTCAATTCTTATTTTATCTAGTGTGATTATACTGTCCTCTGCGTTTATGCGGATGCTCATGTACGAGGAGGCCTACGGATTTACTTTTACAAGGGTGCTAGTCCATTCATTCATGATTTTTCTATTAATAATTATTGCCTATACCTTGGTGAGAATATGGCTTGAAAGGATATCCCTTTTCCATTTCTATTTTATTGCAGGACTTTTATATTACACTTGCATTAATATTATTAATATCGATCAAATCGTTGTGAATGAAAATATAGGAAGATATGAACAAACGGGAAAGATTGATATTCATTACCTTAACAGTCTCTCCTATACTGGAGTACTGTCATTGATTGACCTTTATGAAAAAGATTTGAAAATAAATGGTCTCTCAGAGACTCTAAAAGAACGTCAGGCATCTGGTAATTCAGAAAAAACACCATGGCAGTCCTATAATTTGACAAGAGATCATGCATTAAAAGAATTAAGGGATTTAAGAATCCAATAG